From a region of the Paenibacillus sp. R14(2021) genome:
- a CDS encoding GatB/YqeY domain-containing protein, translating to MNLSERLNDDMKQAMKSQEKFKLTTIRMIRSSIKNQEIDLKRPLEDAEVLDILSREIKQRKDSLQEFEKAGRDDLAKDVAAEIEIISVYLPQQLTEEEIKLIVQQTIQETGASSKAEMGKVMSALLPKTKGRADGKLVNTFVQQFLQ from the coding sequence ATGAACCTTAGCGAACGATTGAACGACGATATGAAGCAGGCGATGAAGAGTCAGGAAAAGTTCAAGCTCACGACGATTCGGATGATTCGTTCGTCCATTAAGAATCAAGAAATCGACTTGAAACGGCCGCTCGAAGACGCCGAAGTGCTTGATATCCTTAGTCGGGAGATCAAACAACGTAAAGATTCCCTCCAAGAATTTGAGAAAGCCGGCCGCGATGATCTTGCGAAAGATGTCGCAGCAGAAATTGAAATTATTAGTGTATACCTGCCTCAGCAGCTGACCGAAGAAGAGATCAAGTTGATTGTTCAGCAGACCATCCAGGAAACCGGTGCTTCTTCGAAAGCCGAGATGGGGAAAGTCATGAGCGCACTTTTGCCTAAAACAAAAGGGCGGGCTGATGGTAAACTAGTAAACACATTTGTGCAGCAATTTCTGCAATAA
- a CDS encoding UvrD-helicase domain-containing protein, with amino-acid sequence MTERTNRAALPAKPLGSTWTDDQWRAIVTDGSNILVAAAAGSGKTAVLVERIIRKIAADTDVDRLLVATFTKAAAAEMKERIRIALEKELDKRPDSDHLRRQLALMGRASITTLHSFCLDVIRRYYALIGLDPGFRIANQTEAELLRMDVLDALFEERYAEIEDGRGAAFMALVDRFGGERGDEPLYALVLKLFNFAQSHPWPKAWLQETAAAFRVEDAEALGRSQWVESLGGAVDLSLQGAESLLVQALELTRQPAGPDAYGETFQDDLRTVRSLMAQVKSQPWQAWHEAFAGASFGKLKSQRGDAVDKSLQEQAKDLRDRAKTIISDLTDELFTRSPDQFVAELQESAPYMETLAELVDQFGTRFEEAKLEKGLIDFGDMEHYCLRILRDGASTPEQMVPSHAALEYQQQFQEILLDEYQDTNMVQEAIVSLISRSGKGNRFMVGDVKQSIYRFRLAEPGLFLRKYKSYAVAAEGAIAPSMESTSDSHTLAATPDLQEPRQEEPEASEDAAHTDEEVQLQEYGVRIDLARNFRSRQEVVDGVNQVFRAIMREKAAEMDYDERAELVCGATYPAAGDGGPPQRYAVEFAVLDRGNGAAGDDEDMESSAEDTQSEDESGNPAESPEDLQTVQLEARWIANQILRLKGLGTEAAAAPDEPFQVYDGKKGRKRPLAWRDIVILLRADKQWAPVIIEELQQQGIPAYAELSTGYFEATEVETMLSLLRVIDNPYQDIPLAGTLRSPIVGLSAEELALIRIAGGRVPYFEAVRTAAQDESMPEDVRRKLTVFLDALEMWRDEARQGSLADLLWRIYRETGYYDLAGGMTGGLQRQANLRALHDRTRQYEATTLRGLFRFLRFIDRMRESGGDLGTARALGEQEDVVRIMSIHKSKGLEFPVVFAAGLGKSFNRRDLSSPFLMHKQLGFGPRYVDTELRVSYPTLPYLAIQHRLGMESLAEEMRILYVALTRPKEKMFLVGTVRDAAKQVKLWQSALDAEGQLPDFRIAGAARFLDWLGPLAMGAGIPVSLEHAAQIEATAAWAAQTEAIDAADAARTDGDAVTAAMEGQEGLTEPIEGAVNTIIPFGDWRTSVVSASLLGLEAAAGAAADEGAEAAFEERMSAVMHLAIVENTGSDAAEEIDRRLGWHYPFADAVLTAAKTSVTEMKRLHAEQDQDEAAMLLPELAGDDGFGGVSPNDFGSSTTVETIAAVDEGEDAPEQVEFWLDDANEIKLFAKEASPSLAPVSGEYTFRLRRPRFMEEQSLSPAERGTVSHLVMQHIPLGDGEVTETTVSAAVASLLERNMLTRQQASAVDIAGSAAFFKEEVGRRLLQAPWVRRETPFSCTLPASRVYPASSGTISSEPILIQGVIDCLFQDEQGLVLLDYKTDRVRAGRWEEAAERHRFQLSLYAEAIASIIGQQIDECYVFFLDGGKAVKLF; translated from the coding sequence ATGACGGAACGGACGAATAGGGCTGCACTGCCGGCCAAGCCGCTTGGCAGCACCTGGACCGATGATCAGTGGCGCGCAATTGTAACGGACGGCAGCAATATTCTTGTTGCAGCTGCCGCGGGATCGGGGAAGACAGCCGTTCTCGTCGAACGGATTATTCGAAAAATCGCCGCAGACACCGATGTGGACCGGCTTCTCGTCGCGACGTTTACGAAAGCCGCCGCCGCGGAGATGAAGGAGCGAATTCGGATCGCACTGGAGAAGGAGCTCGACAAACGGCCGGATTCCGACCATTTGCGGCGCCAGCTCGCGCTCATGGGCCGGGCCTCCATTACGACGCTTCACTCCTTCTGCTTGGATGTCATTCGCCGCTATTACGCGCTTATCGGTTTGGATCCCGGATTCCGAATCGCCAACCAAACGGAAGCGGAGCTGCTTCGCATGGACGTGCTGGATGCGCTGTTCGAAGAGCGCTATGCGGAAATCGAAGATGGACGCGGAGCTGCTTTTATGGCGCTCGTCGACCGATTCGGCGGCGAGCGCGGCGACGAGCCGCTCTATGCGCTCGTGCTGAAGCTGTTCAATTTCGCGCAGAGCCACCCGTGGCCGAAAGCGTGGCTGCAGGAGACGGCTGCTGCGTTCCGCGTCGAGGATGCCGAGGCCTTAGGCCGCTCGCAGTGGGTAGAGAGCCTAGGAGGCGCAGTGGATCTGTCACTTCAAGGCGCGGAGAGCCTGCTCGTGCAGGCGCTGGAGCTGACTCGCCAGCCTGCGGGTCCGGATGCTTACGGGGAGACGTTCCAGGACGATCTGCGGACGGTACGCTCGCTTATGGCGCAGGTAAAGAGCCAGCCCTGGCAGGCTTGGCATGAGGCGTTCGCCGGAGCGAGCTTCGGGAAACTGAAGAGCCAGCGCGGCGATGCGGTGGACAAGTCGCTTCAAGAGCAGGCGAAGGATCTGCGTGATCGCGCCAAGACCATCATCAGCGACCTGACGGATGAACTGTTCACACGTTCACCGGATCAATTCGTCGCGGAGCTGCAGGAATCCGCGCCTTACATGGAGACGCTGGCTGAGCTCGTCGACCAGTTCGGTACCCGGTTTGAGGAAGCGAAACTGGAGAAGGGCCTGATCGACTTCGGCGATATGGAGCATTACTGCCTTCGCATTCTGAGGGACGGTGCCTCGACGCCGGAGCAGATGGTTCCTTCCCATGCGGCGCTGGAGTACCAGCAGCAGTTCCAGGAGATTTTGCTGGACGAATATCAAGATACGAACATGGTGCAGGAAGCGATCGTCTCGTTGATCTCCCGTTCGGGCAAGGGCAATCGGTTCATGGTCGGCGACGTCAAGCAGAGCATCTACCGGTTCCGATTGGCGGAGCCGGGCTTGTTCCTGCGCAAATACAAATCGTATGCAGTTGCAGCCGAAGGAGCCATAGCGCCTTCGATGGAGTCAACTTCTGATTCGCATACCCTCGCTGCGACGCCGGATCTCCAAGAACCGAGACAGGAAGAGCCCGAAGCTTCAGAAGACGCCGCGCATACAGACGAGGAAGTACAACTGCAGGAATACGGCGTACGTATCGACCTGGCGCGGAATTTCCGCAGCCGCCAGGAGGTGGTAGACGGCGTCAACCAGGTTTTCCGTGCGATCATGCGCGAGAAAGCCGCGGAGATGGATTACGACGAGCGCGCGGAGCTGGTATGCGGGGCGACGTACCCTGCTGCCGGCGACGGCGGCCCGCCGCAGCGGTATGCGGTAGAGTTTGCCGTTCTAGACCGTGGGAACGGAGCTGCGGGCGACGATGAGGATATGGAATCGTCAGCTGAAGACACTCAGTCGGAGGACGAGAGCGGCAATCCCGCCGAGAGCCCGGAGGACTTGCAGACCGTACAGCTGGAAGCTCGCTGGATCGCGAATCAAATTCTACGGCTGAAGGGGCTTGGCACGGAAGCGGCTGCGGCACCTGACGAGCCCTTCCAGGTGTATGACGGCAAGAAAGGACGCAAGAGACCGCTCGCATGGCGGGATATCGTTATTCTTCTGCGAGCCGATAAGCAATGGGCGCCCGTTATCATTGAGGAGCTTCAGCAGCAAGGCATTCCCGCCTACGCGGAGCTGAGCACCGGCTACTTCGAAGCAACCGAAGTGGAGACGATGCTGTCGCTGCTGCGCGTCATCGACAATCCTTATCAGGATATTCCGCTTGCCGGGACGCTGCGTTCGCCGATCGTCGGGCTATCCGCCGAGGAGCTTGCACTCATCCGCATCGCAGGCGGCCGTGTGCCGTATTTTGAAGCCGTACGAACGGCGGCACAGGATGAATCCATGCCTGAAGACGTAAGACGCAAGCTTACCGTCTTCCTAGATGCCTTGGAAATGTGGCGGGACGAAGCGAGGCAAGGCTCGCTGGCGGATCTGCTGTGGCGCATATACCGCGAAACGGGCTATTACGACTTGGCCGGCGGCATGACCGGGGGCTTGCAGCGGCAGGCCAACCTTCGCGCCCTGCATGATCGGACGCGCCAGTACGAAGCGACGACGCTTCGCGGCTTGTTCCGTTTCCTCCGATTCATAGACCGGATGAGAGAAAGCGGCGGCGATCTCGGGACGGCAAGGGCCCTCGGCGAGCAGGAAGACGTCGTCCGCATCATGTCCATTCATAAGAGCAAGGGGCTCGAATTTCCCGTCGTATTCGCGGCGGGACTCGGCAAGTCATTTAACCGCAGAGATCTGAGCAGTCCGTTTCTGATGCATAAGCAGCTTGGCTTTGGTCCCCGCTATGTGGACACGGAGCTTCGGGTCAGCTATCCGACCCTTCCGTATTTGGCGATTCAGCACCGGCTCGGGATGGAATCGTTGGCGGAGGAGATGCGGATTCTGTATGTCGCGCTGACACGTCCCAAGGAGAAAATGTTTCTAGTCGGCACCGTCCGCGATGCCGCCAAACAGGTGAAGCTGTGGCAGTCGGCACTGGATGCGGAAGGGCAGCTGCCGGATTTTCGAATCGCCGGCGCTGCTCGTTTCCTGGATTGGCTCGGCCCGCTGGCCATGGGAGCAGGCATCCCTGTTTCGTTGGAGCATGCGGCACAGATTGAGGCAACTGCTGCATGGGCAGCTCAGACAGAAGCGATTGATGCGGCGGATGCCGCCAGGACAGACGGAGACGCAGTCACAGCTGCGATGGAAGGCCAAGAAGGGCTGACCGAACCGATCGAGGGCGCCGTTAATACGATAATTCCCTTCGGCGATTGGCGCACCTCGGTCGTTTCCGCGTCCTTGCTGGGGCTGGAAGCGGCAGCTGGCGCAGCCGCAGATGAAGGGGCGGAGGCTGCGTTCGAGGAGCGCATGTCCGCCGTGATGCATCTTGCCATCGTCGAGAATACCGGATCTGATGCCGCTGAGGAAATCGACCGGCGCCTCGGCTGGCACTATCCATTCGCGGATGCGGTGCTGACCGCAGCCAAAACCTCCGTGACCGAAATGAAAAGGCTTCATGCCGAGCAGGATCAGGATGAAGCGGCCATGCTGCTGCCGGAGCTCGCGGGAGATGATGGATTTGGCGGCGTGTCGCCGAATGATTTCGGTTCTAGCACTACTGTAGAGACCATCGCGGCCGTTGATGAGGGCGAAGATGCTCCGGAACAGGTCGAGTTCTGGTTGGACGATGCTAACGAAATCAAGCTGTTCGCCAAGGAAGCTTCACCGTCACTGGCGCCTGTGAGCGGGGAGTACACCTTCCGGCTGCGTCGTCCGCGGTTCATGGAAGAGCAGTCCCTATCGCCGGCAGAACGCGGTACGGTCAGCCATCTCGTGATGCAGCATATCCCGCTGGGCGACGGCGAAGTGACCGAAACTACCGTTTCAGCTGCGGTTGCGAGCTTGCTCGAGCGGAATATGCTTACGAGGCAGCAGGCGTCGGCCGTGGATATAGCGGGTTCGGCAGCCTTTTTCAAGGAAGAGGTCGGCCGTCGATTGCTGCAGGCGCCTTGGGTGCGGCGCGAAACGCCGTTCAGCTGCACGCTGCCGGCTTCCCGCGTTTATCCGGCATCGTCCGGGACGATCAGCTCGGAGCCAATTCTGATTCAAGGGGTCATCGATTGCCTCTTTCAGGACGAGCAGGGCCTTGTGCTGCTGGATTACAAGACGGACCGGGTTCGCGCAGGGCGCTGGGAAGAGGCGGCAGAACGTCATCGTTTCCAGCTGTCGCTCTACGCGGAGGCGATTGCGTCCATCATCGGTCAGCAGATCGATGAATGCTACGTGTTCTTCCTCGATGGCGGGAAGGCAGTCAAATTGTTTTAA
- the rpsU gene encoding 30S ribosomal protein S21 — protein sequence MSETKVRKNETIDAALRRFKRTIAKDGVLAEVKKRKHYEKPSVKRKLKSEAARKRKF from the coding sequence GTGTCTGAAACAAAAGTTCGCAAAAACGAGACAATCGATGCTGCACTCCGCCGCTTCAAACGTACCATCGCAAAAGATGGCGTATTGGCCGAGGTGAAGAAACGTAAGCATTATGAGAAGCCTAGTGTGAAGCGTAAGTTGAAGTCCGAGGCTGCGCGCAAGAGAAAGTTTTAG
- a CDS encoding histidine triad nucleotide-binding protein, giving the protein MDCIFCKIIEGSIPSKKVFENDRIVAFHDIQPAAPVHILIIPKKHIPTMNDVTDEDDSVMAELFAVARQIAKDLGIAESGYRLVNNVNSDGGQVVYHLHIHLLGGTKLNGLG; this is encoded by the coding sequence ATGGATTGTATTTTCTGTAAAATCATTGAAGGCAGCATTCCTTCGAAGAAAGTATTCGAGAATGACCGTATCGTTGCGTTCCACGACATTCAGCCTGCGGCGCCTGTACATATTCTAATTATCCCGAAGAAACATATTCCTACGATGAATGATGTGACGGACGAGGATGACAGCGTTATGGCGGAATTGTTCGCAGTTGCCCGTCAGATCGCCAAGGATTTGGGCATAGCAGAGTCCGGCTACAGGCTGGTTAATAACGTGAACAGCGACGGCGGACAAGTTGTTTATCACCTGCATATTCATCTGCTCGGCGGCACCAAATTGAATGGTCTTGGCTAG
- a CDS encoding exonuclease SbcCD subunit D: MRILHTADWHFGRSLEGRSRIGEQVAFVDELVDIVRDEEIDLVLLAGDVYDSVNPPAAAEGLFYDAVARLADGGRRTLAVIAGNHDHPDRVSASAPLAAKSGIRLVGMPTDEPLVVNTARTGEQAVIAALPYPSESRLRELLSEATDEGQLRSAYSERVGRLMKQLGAAFRSDTVNLAMSHIYVLGGLETDSERPIQIGGAYTVDPSALQIGAQYVALGHLHRPQRVAGDETMRYSGSPLAYSFSEAGQSKAVTVFDAEPGKLVVPREIPLRSGKPLVEWNAKGGIAEVLSWLEEGRDARAWIDLNVHMTEAMTLQQIQQIRRQHEGLVHIRPIYPETAELMELDARSRAQLPAEELFRRFFSRQTGGGEPDAQTVELFLELIAEEEEALDEAGDPRAGGESA, translated from the coding sequence ATGCGTATCTTGCATACGGCAGACTGGCATTTTGGTCGATCGCTTGAAGGCCGCAGCCGAATCGGGGAGCAGGTGGCATTCGTCGATGAATTGGTTGACATTGTACGGGACGAGGAGATCGATCTTGTTCTGCTGGCCGGCGACGTATACGATTCCGTCAACCCTCCGGCGGCAGCGGAAGGCTTGTTCTATGACGCCGTGGCGCGGCTGGCGGACGGCGGCAGACGAACGCTTGCCGTCATTGCGGGCAATCACGATCATCCGGACCGCGTATCCGCTTCGGCACCGCTTGCCGCGAAGAGCGGCATCCGCCTTGTCGGCATGCCGACGGATGAACCGCTCGTCGTCAACACTGCCCGTACCGGGGAGCAGGCGGTCATTGCGGCCTTGCCTTATCCGTCGGAATCGCGTCTGCGGGAGCTGCTCAGTGAAGCAACCGATGAAGGGCAGCTGCGCAGCGCGTATTCGGAGCGGGTCGGACGGCTGATGAAGCAGCTTGGAGCCGCCTTCCGCAGTGATACCGTCAACTTGGCGATGAGCCATATCTACGTGCTTGGCGGACTCGAAACAGACTCGGAGCGTCCGATTCAAATCGGCGGCGCCTATACGGTAGATCCTTCGGCGCTGCAGATCGGCGCGCAGTACGTGGCGCTCGGCCACCTGCACCGGCCGCAGCGCGTTGCCGGAGACGAAACGATGCGCTACAGCGGTTCGCCGCTCGCTTACAGCTTCTCGGAAGCGGGACAGTCGAAGGCCGTTACCGTATTTGATGCCGAGCCGGGCAAGCTTGTCGTGCCGCGGGAGATTCCTCTTCGGTCGGGAAAACCGCTGGTCGAGTGGAATGCGAAGGGCGGCATTGCCGAGGTGCTGAGCTGGCTGGAGGAAGGACGCGATGCCCGGGCATGGATTGATCTCAACGTGCATATGACGGAGGCGATGACGCTGCAGCAAATTCAGCAGATTCGCCGCCAGCATGAAGGCTTGGTACATATTCGGCCGATCTATCCGGAGACAGCCGAGCTCATGGAGCTGGATGCCCGGTCGAGAGCGCAGCTGCCTGCGGAGGAGCTGTTCCGCCGCTTCTTCTCCCGTCAGACCGGCGGAGGAGAACCGGATGCGCAGACGGTTGAATTGTTTCTGGAATTGATCGCGGAAGAGGAAGAAGCGCTGGATGAAGCCGGCGATCCGCGTGCGGGAGGGGAAAGCGCATGA
- a CDS encoding AAA family ATPase: MKPILLRLSGLQSYREAQEVDFERLCEAGVFGIFGPTGSGKSSILDAVTLALYGKVERAANGTQGIMNQAEKTLSVAFTFDLSGGGEHKRYRVERQFKRGGDVSVSNTLSRFVEVTDAGDIVIADKLADVTRCVEAQIGLNMQDFTRAVVLPQGKFAEFLSLTGKDRRSMLQRLFRLERFGDGLALKLGQRMKAAEAALQEAAAEQLGLGDASAAAVDAAAARHRDAAAAAASARASLAEAERLHAERLHVRERLTALREKEALQAQLLAEAPRVAELERELQRLAAAERLLPALAAADAAEATLRAAASRREAAGLAHAARLEAASAAAAAWTAAAAEAAAGEPRLALRLDQLAQARRLEGEAAELAASTAAGEARAREAEERERTHGEKAAKAQEMLVRAAAKQNELRGELKSVELTAADRDKRSHLTKRLQQHQQLLARSEAARLDREAAGGQQLKAKHALELAHLAQAQSLTALAMQAGQLEPVYDKLNALGDQLVRLGDAFPLWMERARREQLDQQRERLALQLAEDLAAGEPCPVCGSCVHPGRHAAVDGSMENDNRILTAWESLAAHSQQLRLQLLPLQSKAAAVMERLSESLKDEAKSYTFERASVDPAAPQDNLAGLREAAAASETVTPDGPQGLSPTSLSGTAIVFSQISAVGAVLSPLSEQDTANSSVSTVDALQLYEQALASAKEWGSVLGQQFAAIEKTAADARGQHADAQRKLEQCASAFATQEALTSSAQQRLDQASAELDKELKEWHAIFGSELQPHEGAAALESLNQRDEAADELRNRLERSVTYIEETTRAQQESSALAQEARLEAVELAATLTVRRQQLSEKQGLLVGITGGTPAAVLIEAAEQELVVLRAKTAALTQQHEAAQQALQQAAEQRTGAAEAERAADERQKEAASSWEEALSRSPFQRADEVAALQPMLVQQTSIAELIARHRDEAQQLAAQILLLRDQLAGRTITEEEWEAAVTSLQQRRAENELSLQAAAKAERDWEELRGKQERWNSLEAKRLEMEQLCGRLKSLQTVFRGNAFVEYVAEEQLVQVCRAASERLGFLTKRRYALEVDSGGGFVIRDDAGGGIRRPVSTLSGGETFLASLALALALSGQIQLRGKYPLQFFFLDEGFGTLDPELLDTVITALEKLQNDTLSVGVISHVPELRARLPRRLIVTPSEPFGKGSTVELETM, from the coding sequence ATGAAGCCGATATTGCTTCGTTTAAGCGGGCTGCAAAGCTACCGGGAAGCACAGGAGGTGGATTTCGAACGGCTGTGCGAGGCGGGCGTGTTCGGGATATTCGGTCCGACCGGCAGCGGCAAGTCCAGCATTCTGGACGCAGTGACGCTGGCCTTATACGGCAAAGTAGAGCGCGCTGCCAACGGTACGCAGGGCATTATGAACCAGGCGGAGAAGACGCTGTCCGTGGCGTTCACGTTCGATCTCTCCGGCGGCGGAGAGCATAAGCGGTACAGAGTGGAACGACAGTTCAAGCGCGGCGGCGATGTTTCCGTCAGCAATACGCTGAGCCGCTTCGTCGAAGTGACGGATGCCGGCGACATCGTAATCGCGGACAAGCTTGCGGATGTGACCCGCTGCGTGGAGGCGCAGATTGGACTCAACATGCAGGATTTCACGCGTGCGGTCGTTCTTCCGCAAGGGAAATTCGCGGAGTTCCTGTCGCTGACCGGCAAGGACCGCCGCTCCATGCTGCAGCGGCTGTTCCGCTTGGAACGGTTCGGCGACGGGCTGGCGCTGAAGCTGGGCCAGCGCATGAAAGCGGCGGAAGCCGCGCTGCAGGAGGCCGCGGCGGAGCAGCTTGGCCTCGGCGACGCCTCGGCCGCCGCGGTGGATGCGGCGGCGGCGCGCCACCGCGATGCGGCTGCGGCGGCGGCGTCCGCGCGGGCTTCGCTCGCGGAAGCGGAGCGCCTGCACGCGGAGCGGCTGCATGTGCGCGAGCGGCTGACGGCGCTGCGCGAGAAGGAAGCGCTGCAGGCGCAGCTGCTTGCGGAGGCGCCGCGCGTGGCGGAGCTCGAGCGCGAGCTGCAGCGCCTCGCGGCGGCGGAGCGGCTGCTGCCGGCGCTCGCCGCCGCCGATGCGGCCGAAGCGACGCTGCGCGCTGCCGCTTCGCGCCGCGAGGCGGCCGGGCTGGCGCATGCCGCCCGGCTGGAGGCGGCCTCGGCCGCAGCCGCCGCGTGGACGGCGGCAGCCGCCGAAGCCGCGGCCGGCGAGCCGCGATTGGCGCTGCGGCTCGATCAGCTCGCGCAAGCTCGGCGGCTGGAGGGCGAAGCCGCCGAGCTTGCGGCAAGCACCGCCGCGGGCGAGGCGCGCGCCCGCGAAGCGGAGGAGCGCGAGCGCACCCACGGCGAGAAGGCCGCGAAGGCGCAGGAGATGCTTGTCCGCGCGGCAGCCAAGCAGAATGAGCTGCGCGGCGAGCTGAAGTCGGTGGAGTTGACAGCGGCAGATCGGGACAAACGCAGCCATCTCACGAAGCGGCTGCAGCAGCATCAGCAGCTGCTGGCGAGATCGGAAGCGGCTAGACTGGATCGGGAAGCGGCCGGCGGGCAGCAGCTGAAGGCAAAGCACGCGCTGGAGCTTGCACATCTGGCCCAGGCACAATCACTTACTGCATTGGCCATGCAAGCCGGGCAGCTGGAACCGGTATATGACAAGCTGAATGCCCTTGGCGATCAACTGGTTCGTCTCGGGGATGCCTTCCCGCTGTGGATGGAACGGGCTAGACGCGAGCAGCTAGATCAGCAGCGTGAGCGGCTTGCCCTTCAGCTGGCTGAAGATTTGGCAGCCGGCGAGCCATGTCCGGTGTGCGGTTCCTGCGTGCATCCCGGCCGGCATGCGGCGGTTGACGGCTCTATGGAGAACGATAACCGCATACTGACGGCATGGGAGTCGCTGGCGGCCCATTCCCAGCAGCTCCGGCTTCAGCTGCTGCCGCTTCAATCCAAAGCGGCAGCTGTCATGGAGAGGTTAAGCGAATCCTTGAAGGACGAAGCAAAATCATATACCTTCGAACGAGCTTCCGTTGACCCTGCAGCACCACAAGACAATTTAGCCGGCTTACGTGAAGCGGCTGCAGCTTCGGAGACAGTAACGCCAGACGGTCCGCAAGGACTATCTCCTACATCGTTAAGCGGTACGGCGATTGTCTTCTCACAGATAAGCGCAGTTGGAGCAGTATTGTCGCCGTTAAGCGAGCAAGATACTGCTAATTCCAGCGTTTCCACAGTGGATGCCCTTCAGCTTTATGAGCAAGCTCTTGCTTCCGCGAAGGAATGGGGGTCCGTGCTGGGCCAGCAATTTGCGGCCATTGAGAAGACGGCTGCAGACGCTCGCGGCCAGCACGCGGATGCGCAGCGGAAGCTGGAGCAATGTGCGTCGGCGTTTGCTACGCAGGAGGCGCTGACAAGCAGCGCGCAGCAGAGGCTTGATCAAGCCTCTGCAGAGCTGGACAAAGAGCTGAAGGAGTGGCACGCCATTTTCGGTTCTGAGCTGCAGCCTCATGAGGGCGCTGCTGCGCTCGAATCGCTTAATCAGCGAGATGAAGCAGCCGACGAGCTTAGAAATCGTCTAGAGCGCAGCGTTACTTACATTGAAGAGACGACTCGCGCGCAGCAGGAGAGCAGCGCACTTGCGCAGGAAGCCCGGCTGGAAGCCGTAGAGCTGGCCGCGACCCTAACTGTCCGCCGGCAGCAGCTGTCGGAGAAGCAAGGCCTTTTAGTCGGCATTACCGGCGGTACGCCAGCCGCTGTGCTGATCGAAGCGGCAGAGCAGGAGCTGGTCGTTCTTCGAGCCAAGACAGCCGCGCTCACGCAGCAGCATGAAGCGGCGCAGCAAGCGCTGCAGCAGGCTGCCGAGCAGCGCACAGGCGCAGCGGAAGCGGAGCGGGCCGCCGACGAGCGGCAGAAGGAAGCAGCCTCGTCGTGGGAGGAAGCGCTAAGCCGCTCGCCGTTCCAGCGCGCTGATGAGGTTGCGGCGCTGCAGCCTATGCTCGTGCAGCAAACGTCGATCGCTGAGCTGATCGCCCGCCACCGTGACGAGGCTCAGCAGCTCGCCGCCCAAATCCTCCTGCTTCGAGATCAACTTGCCGGACGTACGATTACCGAGGAAGAATGGGAAGCGGCAGTGACCTCCTTGCAGCAGCGCCGAGCAGAGAATGAGCTCTCGCTGCAAGCTGCGGCGAAAGCCGAGCGGGATTGGGAGGAGCTGAGAGGCAAGCAGGAACGATGGAACAGCTTGGAAGCAAAGCGTCTTGAAATGGAGCAGCTGTGCGGCAGGCTGAAATCGCTGCAGACGGTATTCCGCGGCAATGCTTTCGTGGAATACGTCGCAGAGGAGCAGCTGGTCCAAGTATGCCGAGCTGCTTCGGAGCGGCTCGGGTTTCTGACGAAGCGCAGGTACGCGCTCGAAGTCGACTCCGGCGGGGGGTTCGTCATTCGCGACGATGCAGGCGGCGGAATCCGCCGTCCGGTATCAACGCTCTCCGGCGGGGAAACCTTCTTGGCCTCCTTGGCTTTGGCCTTGGCGCTTTCGGGACAAATCCAGCTTCGCGGCAAGTATCCGCTGCAATTTTTCTTTCTGGACGAGGGCTTTGGCACGCTGGACCCCGAACTGCTCGATACCGTGATCACGGCGCTGGAGAAGCTGCAAAACGACACGCTTTCAGTAGGCGTCATCAGCCACGTGCCCGAACTGCGGGCGAGGCTGCCGCGCAGACTGATCGTCACGCCGTCGGAGCCGTTCGGCAAGGGAAGCACGGTGGAGCTGGAAACGATGTGA